From the genome of Acropora palmata chromosome 4, jaAcrPala1.3, whole genome shotgun sequence, one region includes:
- the LOC141879090 gene encoding nuclear receptor subfamily 2 group C member 2-like isoform X2 — protein MTEFKAEATFVPRTSGELPFTIMKTLWGDCLVCGDRASGKHYGIVACEGCKGFFKRSIRKNLHYSCQGNGACPINKVHRNRCQRCRLKKCLTMGMKREAVQCERKPLEASRDMKNGSDMRSVRTSFHLVPIYSVQQDVPDSQPLTPSSSSSIPSTPTSSSPEPFGTSSNSDVDCDSIISSEHIQFKLRPPTLGVSSLSMEYVYEIATRLLFLTVDWAQSIQAFRCLENSDQLVLLQSTWSDLFMLGVAQCSSCFPLSPLLSLAAFHMEHRDSKSNAQNRQPSSVNSDPNLIDKIVTVKELLFSLEKLELDSVEYAFLKAIVLFNSDCLNLKNSKQVERFQDKAHCALKNYVENKHPNFPERFAKILLRLPATRMLTQRAAEELFFSPLIGTVKIESIMTNIISNSLRF, from the exons ATGACCG AATTCAAGGCTGAGGCTACATTTGTTCCCCGAACAAGTGGAGAACTTCCTTTCACAATTATGAAGACTTTGTGGGGTGATTGCCTGGTCTGTGGCGACCGTGCTTCAGGGAAACACTATGGAATAGTGGCATGTGAAGGATGCAAGGGATTTTTTAAGAGAAGCATTAGAAAGAACTTACATTATAGTTGTCAGGGAAATGGTGCTTGTCCGATTAACAAAGTCCACAGGAATAGATGCCAGCGATGTCGACTCAAGAAATGTTTAACAATGGGAATGAAAAGAGAAG cggtACAATGTGAAAGGAAGCCCCTTGAAGCCTCCCGTGACATGAAAAATGGTTCAGATATGCGAAGTGTTAGAACGTCCTTTCATCTGGTTCCTATTTATTCAGTACAGCAAGACGTGCCAGACAGTCAGCCTTTAACACCAAGTAGCTCTTCATCAATCCCATCTACACCAACAAGCTCTTCTCCTGAACCTTTTGGCACCTCTTCCAACTCAGATGTGGATTGTGATAGTATCATAAGTTCAGAGCACATTCAGTTCAAACTTAGACCACCAACCCTTGGTGTGTCTTCCTTGTCAATGGAATATGTCTATGAAATTGCAACACGTCTTCTCTTTCTAACTGTTGACTGGGCACAGAGCATTCAAGCTTTCCGTTGTCTGGAAAATTCAGATCAGCTTGTTTTACTTCAAAGTACCTGGTCAGATCTTTTTATGTTAGGGGTAGCTCAGTGCTCTAGTTGCTTTCCGCTGTCTCCCTTACTCTCACTTGCAGCATTTCATATGGAACACAGAGATTCAAAGAGTAATGCTCAAAATCGTCAACCGTCCTCGGTGAATTCTGATCCAAACTTGATTGACAAGATTGTGACTGTGAAGGAATTGTTATTCAGTCTTGAAAAACTAGAGCTTGACTCGGTAGAGTATGCATTCCTGAAAGCGATAGTGCTTTTTAACTCAG ATTGTTTGAATCTTAAGAATTCCAAGCAAGTTGAACGATTCCAAGATAAAGCTCATTGTGCCCTCAAGAATTATGTAGAAAACAAGCACCCCAATTTTCCTGAAAGATTTGCCAAGATTCTTTTGAGGTTACCTGCCACACGAATGCTAACCCAGCGGGCAGCTGaggaacttttcttttctcctttgaTTGGGACtgttaaaattgaaagcaTAATGACCAATATTATTTCAAACTCATTGAGattttga
- the LOC141879090 gene encoding nuclear receptor subfamily 2 group F member 5-like isoform X1 encodes MYTIESLPAFFMKLFPCSWIIEFKAEATFVPRTSGELPFTIMKTLWGDCLVCGDRASGKHYGIVACEGCKGFFKRSIRKNLHYSCQGNGACPINKVHRNRCQRCRLKKCLTMGMKREAVQCERKPLEASRDMKNGSDMRSVRTSFHLVPIYSVQQDVPDSQPLTPSSSSSIPSTPTSSSPEPFGTSSNSDVDCDSIISSEHIQFKLRPPTLGVSSLSMEYVYEIATRLLFLTVDWAQSIQAFRCLENSDQLVLLQSTWSDLFMLGVAQCSSCFPLSPLLSLAAFHMEHRDSKSNAQNRQPSSVNSDPNLIDKIVTVKELLFSLEKLELDSVEYAFLKAIVLFNSDCLNLKNSKQVERFQDKAHCALKNYVENKHPNFPERFAKILLRLPATRMLTQRAAEELFFSPLIGTVKIESIMTNIISNSLRF; translated from the exons atGTACACGATTGAGTCACTCCCTGctttttttatgaaattgTTTCCTTGCTCGTGGATTATAGAATTCAAGGCTGAGGCTACATTTGTTCCCCGAACAAGTGGAGAACTTCCTTTCACAATTATGAAGACTTTGTGGGGTGATTGCCTGGTCTGTGGCGACCGTGCTTCAGGGAAACACTATGGAATAGTGGCATGTGAAGGATGCAAGGGATTTTTTAAGAGAAGCATTAGAAAGAACTTACATTATAGTTGTCAGGGAAATGGTGCTTGTCCGATTAACAAAGTCCACAGGAATAGATGCCAGCGATGTCGACTCAAGAAATGTTTAACAATGGGAATGAAAAGAGAAG cggtACAATGTGAAAGGAAGCCCCTTGAAGCCTCCCGTGACATGAAAAATGGTTCAGATATGCGAAGTGTTAGAACGTCCTTTCATCTGGTTCCTATTTATTCAGTACAGCAAGACGTGCCAGACAGTCAGCCTTTAACACCAAGTAGCTCTTCATCAATCCCATCTACACCAACAAGCTCTTCTCCTGAACCTTTTGGCACCTCTTCCAACTCAGATGTGGATTGTGATAGTATCATAAGTTCAGAGCACATTCAGTTCAAACTTAGACCACCAACCCTTGGTGTGTCTTCCTTGTCAATGGAATATGTCTATGAAATTGCAACACGTCTTCTCTTTCTAACTGTTGACTGGGCACAGAGCATTCAAGCTTTCCGTTGTCTGGAAAATTCAGATCAGCTTGTTTTACTTCAAAGTACCTGGTCAGATCTTTTTATGTTAGGGGTAGCTCAGTGCTCTAGTTGCTTTCCGCTGTCTCCCTTACTCTCACTTGCAGCATTTCATATGGAACACAGAGATTCAAAGAGTAATGCTCAAAATCGTCAACCGTCCTCGGTGAATTCTGATCCAAACTTGATTGACAAGATTGTGACTGTGAAGGAATTGTTATTCAGTCTTGAAAAACTAGAGCTTGACTCGGTAGAGTATGCATTCCTGAAAGCGATAGTGCTTTTTAACTCAG ATTGTTTGAATCTTAAGAATTCCAAGCAAGTTGAACGATTCCAAGATAAAGCTCATTGTGCCCTCAAGAATTATGTAGAAAACAAGCACCCCAATTTTCCTGAAAGATTTGCCAAGATTCTTTTGAGGTTACCTGCCACACGAATGCTAACCCAGCGGGCAGCTGaggaacttttcttttctcctttgaTTGGGACtgttaaaattgaaagcaTAATGACCAATATTATTTCAAACTCATTGAGattttga